One genomic segment of Occultella kanbiaonis includes these proteins:
- a CDS encoding shikimate kinase, whose product MSDTTTGPALILVGPPGAGKSTVGRLLARAWGTTFRDTDHDIETAAGRSISDIFIDDGEDAFRALERAAVATALAEHDGILALGGGAVLDEGTQAALAGRRVVYLSVTLAHASPRVGLSGNRPLLVGSPRRQWQLLMEARRPVYTSLATVEVNTDNRSPEQVRDAVLAEVSAP is encoded by the coding sequence ATGAGCGACACGACGACCGGCCCGGCGCTGATCCTGGTCGGGCCTCCGGGGGCCGGCAAGTCCACCGTGGGGCGCCTGCTCGCGCGGGCCTGGGGCACCACGTTCCGGGACACCGACCACGACATCGAGACCGCCGCGGGGCGCAGCATCTCGGACATCTTCATCGACGACGGCGAGGACGCGTTCCGTGCCCTGGAGCGGGCGGCGGTGGCGACGGCGTTGGCCGAGCACGACGGCATCCTCGCTCTGGGCGGGGGAGCGGTACTCGACGAGGGCACGCAGGCGGCCCTGGCTGGCCGGCGGGTGGTCTACCTGTCCGTCACCCTGGCGCACGCGTCCCCGCGGGTCGGACTGAGCGGCAACCGGCCCCTGCTCGTGGGGAGCCCGCGGCGGCAGTGGCAGCTGCTGATGGAGGCCCGCCGACCCGTGTACACCTCGCTGGCCACGGTCGAGGTGAACACCGACAACAGGTCCCCGGAACAGGTCCGCGACGCCGTGTTGGCCGAGGTGTCCGCCCCGTGA
- a CDS encoding nitroreductase family deazaflavin-dependent oxidoreductase has translation MPLLGEYAPSPSDRSAKQVTAYESSHGTKGITLGGKPVVILTTIGARSGKLRKVPLMRVEHDGEYLAVASLGGAAKNPVWYHNLLADPRVELQDGPQKWDMTARELSGPEREAWWTRAVAAFDNYAGYQRRTERLIPVFLLTPAQTPHA, from the coding sequence ATGCCCCTCCTCGGTGAGTACGCGCCAAGCCCCAGCGACCGGTCCGCGAAGCAGGTCACCGCCTACGAGTCCTCGCACGGCACGAAAGGCATCACCCTCGGCGGGAAGCCGGTCGTGATCCTCACCACGATCGGCGCCCGGTCCGGCAAGCTCCGCAAGGTCCCGCTGATGCGCGTGGAGCACGACGGCGAGTACCTCGCAGTCGCGTCGTTGGGCGGAGCGGCGAAGAACCCGGTCTGGTACCACAACCTGCTCGCCGATCCCCGGGTGGAGCTCCAGGACGGGCCGCAGAAGTGGGACATGACCGCCCGCGAACTCTCCGGGCCCGAACGCGAGGCCTGGTGGACGCGCGCCGTGGCGGCCTTCGACAACTACGCGGGCTACCAGCGCAGGACCGAGCGGCTGATCCCCGTGTTCCTGCTCACACCCGCCCAGACGCCGCACGCCTGA
- a CDS encoding nuclear transport factor 2 family protein, which translates to MAIDEQMTGPTTQVDGDADRAEFQALLEDWAAAIVANDADRISAFADPDWEIVGTESGPSPLGAFLEVVRNGSLTHSEMTFEVLSVRRHGDVAVVVAHGTNRGRWQGEPFSADEWVSEFFVRRDGRWRCLLSALTPNARA; encoded by the coding sequence ATGGCGATCGACGAGCAGATGACGGGCCCGACCACGCAGGTGGACGGCGACGCAGACCGAGCCGAGTTCCAGGCGCTGCTCGAGGACTGGGCCGCGGCGATCGTGGCCAACGACGCCGACCGGATCAGCGCGTTCGCCGATCCGGACTGGGAGATCGTCGGCACCGAGAGCGGCCCGTCACCCTTGGGCGCCTTCCTCGAGGTGGTCCGCAACGGCAGCCTGACCCACTCGGAGATGACCTTCGAGGTCCTCTCGGTGCGCCGCCACGGCGACGTCGCGGTCGTGGTCGCGCACGGCACGAACCGCGGACGGTGGCAGGGCGAACCGTTCAGCGCCGACGAGTGGGTCTCGGAGTTCTTCGTCCGGCGGGACGGCCGCTGGCGCTGCCTGCTGTCGGCGCTCACCCCCAACGCGCGTGCTTGA
- the nusB gene encoding transcription antitermination factor NusB, with amino-acid sequence MAARSKARKRALDVLYEADQRALGAAATEGGSAPTLMGLLADRILEPGTQAALPEYSVQIVEGVSEHVARIDEILSTFSQGWTLARMPAVDRAILRLSTWEILFNDEVPDAVAIDEALELARALSTDDSPPFINGLLGRIAQYGSDLLD; translated from the coding sequence GTGGCCGCACGCAGCAAGGCACGCAAGCGGGCGCTCGATGTGCTCTATGAGGCGGACCAGCGCGCGCTCGGTGCCGCCGCGACCGAGGGTGGTTCCGCCCCGACCCTGATGGGTCTGCTCGCGGACCGCATCCTCGAGCCCGGCACCCAGGCCGCGTTGCCCGAGTACTCCGTGCAGATCGTCGAGGGCGTCAGCGAGCACGTGGCCAGGATCGACGAGATCCTGTCCACGTTCTCCCAGGGCTGGACGCTCGCGCGGATGCCCGCGGTGGACCGCGCCATCCTGCGGCTGTCCACGTGGGAGATCCTCTTCAACGACGAGGTGCCCGACGCCGTCGCGATCGACGAGGCGCTCGAGCTCGCCCGGGCGCTGTCCACCGACGACTCCCCGCCCTTCATCAACGGTCTGCTCGGCCGGATCGCGCAGTACGGCTCGGACCTCCTGGACTGA
- a CDS encoding type II 3-dehydroquinate dehydratase — MTSVLVLNGPNLGRLGSREPDVYGALDHAGLTVAIAEWAAALGLSAEVRQSDDEAELVHWLHEAVDGRRDVVLNPAAFTHYSYALRDAAAQVTTSGLRLIEVHLTNPATRERFRHNSVIGGVATGTVAGFGTDSYRLALSALAQA, encoded by the coding sequence GTGACCAGTGTCCTCGTCCTGAACGGCCCGAACCTCGGCCGGCTCGGCTCCCGCGAGCCCGACGTCTACGGCGCCCTCGACCACGCGGGACTCACCGTGGCGATCGCGGAGTGGGCCGCGGCCCTTGGCCTGTCCGCCGAGGTGCGGCAGAGCGACGACGAGGCCGAGCTCGTGCACTGGCTGCACGAGGCGGTCGACGGACGGCGCGACGTGGTGCTCAACCCGGCCGCGTTCACGCACTACTCGTACGCGCTGCGGGACGCGGCCGCCCAGGTGACCACGTCCGGCCTGCGGCTGATCGAGGTGCACCTGACGAACCCGGCCACCAGGGAACGGTTCCGGCACAACAGCGTGATCGGCGGCGTCGCCACCGGCACCGTGGCCGGCTTCGGGACCGACTCCTACCGGCTCGCCCTCTCGGCGCTCGCTCAGGCTTGA
- the efp gene encoding elongation factor P produces the protein MASTNDLKNGLVLNIDGQLWSVVEFQHVKPGKGPAFVRTKLKGVTNGKVVARTFNAGVKVETANVDKRDMQYLYQEGEDFVFMDTSDYEQITVSAATVDTAANFMLEGQEVIVALHDGVPLYVELPASVVMEITYTEPGLQGDRSSAGTKPATIQTGYQIQVPLFLETGTKVKVDTRSGDYLGRVND, from the coding sequence GTGGCATCGACGAACGACCTCAAGAACGGCTTGGTTCTCAACATCGACGGCCAGCTCTGGTCCGTGGTGGAGTTCCAGCACGTCAAGCCCGGCAAGGGCCCGGCGTTCGTGCGCACGAAGCTCAAGGGCGTCACCAACGGCAAGGTGGTCGCGAGGACGTTCAACGCCGGTGTCAAGGTGGAGACGGCGAACGTCGACAAGCGCGACATGCAGTACCTGTACCAGGAGGGCGAGGACTTCGTCTTCATGGACACCAGCGACTACGAGCAGATCACCGTGTCCGCGGCGACCGTGGACACCGCCGCGAACTTCATGCTCGAGGGCCAGGAGGTCATCGTCGCGCTGCACGACGGCGTCCCGCTGTACGTCGAGCTGCCGGCGTCCGTCGTGATGGAGATCACCTACACCGAGCCGGGCCTGCAGGGCGACCGCTCCTCGGCCGGCACGAAGCCCGCGACGATCCAGACCGGCTACCAGATCCAGGTGCCGCTCTTCCTCGAGACCGGCACGAAGGTCAAGGTCGACACCCGCAGCGGTGACTACCTGGGCCGCGTCAACGACTAG
- the aroB gene encoding 3-dehydroquinate synthase has translation MSVTRIGVTAERSYDVLIGRGLAAELPGLIGAGTRRVLVVHQGALAGSAERIRTALTGAGYEVHLSEVPDGEDAKTATVAARCWEQLGLAGFTRDDVVIGLGGGAATDLAGFVAATWLRGVRVIQVPTTLLGMVDAAVGGKTGINTAEGKNLVGAFHSPIGVLCDLETLATLPAADLAAGLAEVVKCGFIDDPRILELVEADPDAARDPSAPVVRELVERAVATKARVVSADLREADLREILNYGHTFGHAIEHHEHFRWRHGEAVSVGLVFAAELARLAGHLDVGIVDRHRRILTSLGLPTSYPAGSWDDLLTAMRRDKKTRGATLRFVILDGLASPTRLEGPSDDLLLAAYLAVSTEPAPPLPEAAERPTPSTDDPPEFL, from the coding sequence GTGAGCGTCACCCGGATCGGCGTCACGGCGGAACGCAGCTACGACGTCCTGATCGGGCGCGGCCTGGCCGCAGAGCTGCCGGGCCTGATCGGCGCCGGCACCCGCCGGGTCCTGGTGGTCCACCAGGGCGCCCTGGCCGGTTCGGCCGAGCGGATCCGGACGGCCCTGACCGGCGCCGGGTACGAGGTGCACCTGAGCGAGGTCCCGGACGGCGAGGACGCCAAGACCGCGACCGTTGCCGCGCGGTGCTGGGAACAGCTCGGCCTGGCCGGTTTCACCCGTGACGACGTCGTCATCGGACTCGGCGGGGGAGCGGCCACCGACCTCGCGGGCTTCGTCGCCGCGACCTGGTTGCGTGGGGTTCGCGTCATCCAGGTGCCCACCACGCTGTTGGGGATGGTCGATGCGGCCGTGGGCGGCAAGACCGGGATCAACACCGCCGAGGGCAAGAACCTCGTGGGCGCGTTCCACTCGCCGATCGGGGTGCTGTGCGATCTCGAGACCCTCGCGACGCTGCCCGCCGCGGACCTGGCCGCCGGGCTGGCCGAGGTCGTCAAGTGCGGATTCATCGACGACCCTCGGATCCTCGAGCTCGTGGAGGCCGATCCGGACGCCGCCCGGGACCCGTCCGCACCGGTGGTGCGCGAGCTGGTGGAACGCGCGGTCGCCACGAAGGCCCGCGTGGTCTCCGCGGACCTGCGCGAGGCCGACCTGCGCGAGATCCTCAACTACGGGCACACGTTCGGACACGCGATCGAGCACCACGAGCACTTCCGCTGGCGGCACGGGGAGGCCGTCTCGGTGGGCCTGGTGTTCGCCGCGGAACTGGCCCGCCTCGCCGGTCACCTGGACGTTGGCATCGTCGACCGGCACCGCCGGATCCTCACCTCGCTCGGCCTGCCCACCAGTTACCCGGCCGGGAGCTGGGACGACCTGCTGACCGCGATGCGCCGGGACAAGAAGACCCGGGGGGCGACGCTGCGCTTCGTGATCCTCGACGGGCTGGCGTCCCCGACCCGGCTCGAAGGGCCCTCCGACGACCTGCTCCTGGCCGCCTACCTCGCCGTCAGCACGGAGCCGGCGCCGCCGCTGCCGGAAGCGGCTGAGCGACCCACCCCGTCCACCGATGACCCCCCGGAGTTCCTGTGA